The proteins below are encoded in one region of Anguilla anguilla isolate fAngAng1 chromosome 3, fAngAng1.pri, whole genome shotgun sequence:
- the LOC118222486 gene encoding immunoglobulin superfamily member 3-like has product MKALCVTLLLLSEAYGLLGKNVDQPYALVRAQLGDTVTLPCFHAKDFVSCASWFKQSLGEKPQIVAITMNPESDAIFFNEFKDSERFSAKAAKGSFNLTVSRVEPLDSATYYCSITHFNEISFGDGATLMVTGYIILVIKLNSLGPESQGRTVVLQQPESESVQPGDSVTLQCTVHTETCAGEHSVYWFRQGSGESPPGIIYTHGNRSDECKRSSGAVSPSQSCVYNFPKRNLSPSDAGTYYCAVATCGEILFGNGTKLDFEGGELSRLVLLSIIRTGVLCCILPIFLLTCCKKA; this is encoded by the exons ATGAAGGCTCTCTGCGTaacccttctcctcctctccgaAGCGT ATGGTCTGCTTGGGAAGAATGTTGATCAGCCTTACGCGCTGGTGAGAGCTCAGCTTGgagacactgtgactctcccaTGTTTCCATGCTAAAGATTTTGTGTCCTGTGCCAGCTGGTTTAAGCAGAGTCTTGGAGAGAAGCCCCAGATTGTAGCAATAACAATGAACCCTGAATCAGATGCTATATTTTTCAATGAGTTTAAAGACAGTGAACGCTTCAGTGCTAAAGCAGCGAAGGGGAGCTTTAACCTGACTGTGTCACGAGTAGAGCCGCTGGATTCAGCAACATACTACTGCAGTATTACGCACTTCAATGAGATCAGCTTTGGAGATGGAGCCACTTTAATGGTGACGG GATATATAATTTTAGTTATTAAACTGAATTCTTTAGGTCCAGAGTCACAAGGCAGgacagtagtactgcagcagcccgagtctgagtcagtgcagccaggagactctgtgactctgcagtgcacagtacacactgagacctgtgcaggagaacacagtgtgtactggttcagacagggctcaggagagtcccctccaggaatcatttacacccatggaaacaggagtgatgagtgcaagaggagctctggggctgtATCTCCCtcacagagctgtgtctacaacttccccaagaggaacctcagcccctctgatgctgggacttactactgtgctgtggccacctgtggggagatcTTGTTTGGGAATGGGACCAAGCTGGACTTTGAGG GAGGTGAATTATCCAGGCTTGTGTTACTCTCGATCATACGGACTGGAGTTCTCTGCTGCATCTTGCCAATATTTCTCCTGACCTGCTGCAAAAAGGCatga